CCGACCGTCTGGAGGCCCAGCATCACGGCCAGCACCGTCAGCGCGGTGGACAACGCGGTCAATCCCGCCACCGGCCAGCCCTGCACGGCGGCGTAATCGGGGTCAAACAGGCTGATCTGGAGTTCCTTGTGCAGCGCGGCGACGGTGCCCAGCGCCAGCGCCCCCAGCACCGCGAAGCGGGTCACGTCCCCGGCGGTCAGCGCCGCCGCCTGCCCGAAGAGGAAGCCCTCCAGCCCCGCCTGCGCCGCGTTCCCGCTCTGCCCAATGGCGGTCAGCAGTGCGATCCCGATGCCGAAAAAGGTGCTGAAGGTGACCCCCAGCGCCACGTCCTCCTTCAACCGACTCTGGCGCAGGATGGCGAGGGCGAGCAGCGAGGCCAGCAGCCCGCTCAGCCCGCCCCCCACCAGCAGGCCCAGCGTGTCGCGCGTGCCCGTGAGCAGGAACGCCGCGCAGATGCCCGGCAACGCCGCGTGCGCCACCGTGTCCCCGATCAGGCTCTGCCGCCGCAGCACGCTGAAGCAGCCCAGCGTCCCCGCCACCAGCCCCAGCAGCGCCGACCCCAGCACGATGGAGCGCAGGGTGTAGTCGGTGAAAAAGTCGGCGGGGCTGAGGCTCATGGCTCTCCCCCCGCCAGCGCCGCCGCGAGTGCCCCGTGCCGCTCGCCGTAGGCGGTGCGGAGGTTGGCGGGCGTGAACGCCGTCTCCGTCGGCCCCGCCGCCACCAGCGAGACGTTGAGGAGCGCCACCCGGTCGAAGTAGTCGCGCACGGTGTCGAGGTCGTGGTGAACGACGACCACCGAGCGCCCCTGCCCGCGCAACTCGCGCAGCACGTCCACGATGGCCCGCTCGGTCACCGCGTCCACCCCCGCGAAGGGTTCGTCCATGAAGGTGAGGTCGGCCTCCTGCGCGAGCGCCCGCGCCAGGAACACGCGCTGCTGCTGCCCCCCCGACAGCTCGCTGATCTGCCGCCCCGCGAAGTCGGCCATGCCCACCCGTTCCAGACACGCCAGTGCCTGCGCCCGCTCGCGCCGCCCCGGACGGCGCAGCCAGCCCAGGCGTCCATACAGGCCCATCGTCACCACGTCCAGGGCACTCGCCGGGAAATCCCAGTCCACGCTGGTCCGCTGCGGCACGTAGGCCACCCGCCGCCGCACCCGTGAGAGCGGCGCACCGAAGAAGACTGCCTCGCCCGCCAGCTGGGGAACCAGTCCCAGCGCGGCCTTCAGCAGCGTGCTTTTGCCCGCCCCGTTCGGCCCGATGATGGCGGTCAGCGAGGCGGCAGGGACCTCGAAGGACACGTCCCAGACGGCGGGGTCCTCGAAGTAGGCCACGCTCAGGCCGCGCAGGGCCAGCGGGGGCGCGGCAGGTGCGTGGGTCGCGGAGGCGGTGCCCGGTACGGTGACCGTCATCGCAGCCCCTCCACGATGGTGGTGACGTTGTGCCGCACCATTCCCAGGTAGGTGCCTTCCGGCGTGCCGGGGTCACCCGCCGCGTCCGCGTAGAGGGAGCCGCCGAGTTCAACCGCGTGCCCCCGTGCCCGCGCCGCCTCGCGCACCGCCTCCACCGTGCGGGGCGAGACGGTGGATTCGACGAACACGGCACGGATGTCCCGCTCGTCCAGAAACGCCGCCAGTGCCCGCACCCGTTGCCCTCCCGCCTCCGCGACCGTGCTGATCCCTTGGACCCCCTGCACCTCCACCCCGTACCGCCGTGCCATGTAGTTGAAGGCGTCGTGCGCGGTCACGAGGACCCGCTGCCGCTCGGGCACCGTGCGGAACTGCGCGGCGGTCCAGCGGTCCAGCTCCTCCAATTCGCCCAGGTAGCGGGTCAGGTTGGCCGCGTAGACCTCGCGCCCGTCAGGGTCCACCCGCGTCAGGGCCTTGGCGGCCCCCCGCGCCACCCCCGCCCACAGGGTGGGGTCAAACCAGATGTGGGGGTCGGGCGCTCCGGCGGGTCCCAGCAGGCGGTCACGCGGCAGCGTCTCAAACAGGGCCACGCTGGGCGTGCGCGTATTCAGCGCGTGCAGCACATCCACCATCTTTCCTTCCAGGTGCAGCCCCCCGTACAGCACGAGGTCCGCTCCCGCCAGCCGCCGCACGTCGCCTGCCGACGCTTTGTAGAGGTGGGGGTCCACCCCCGGCCCCATCAGCCCGGTGACCCGCACCCGCTCGCCCCCGATCACCGCCGCGAGGTCACTCAGCATGTTCACGGTGGTCACGACCTGCACCCGCCCGTCGTCCGGGGTGGTGGGGGAGGGGGCACAGGCGCCCAGGCCCAGCGCGGCGAGGAGCAGGAGGCCACGCTTCATTCCGCCCCCCCATGCACCTGCACCTGCGCGGCCACGCCCAGCGCGAGGGTGAGGGGGCCGCCCGCCAGCGTCACGGTCAGCGTGCCCAGCGCCGCGTCCACCCGCGTGAGGGTCAGGGCCGCCCCTGGCGTCAGCCCCGCCGCCACCAGCGCCCGCAGCCCCGCCGGGTCGCCGTCGGGCACGCGGGCGACGGTCGCGGCCTCGCCCGGCGCGAGCTGCGAGAGTCGGCGCTCGGCGCGGGTGGGGACCTCGCCCCGCACCGTCGGAATGGGGTCCCCGTGCGGGTCGTGGGTGGGGTCGCCCAGCCACGCGGCGATGCGGGCTTCGAGCCGTTCGGACAGCGCATGTTCCAGCCGCTCGGCCTCCTCGTGCACCTCGTCGAGCGGCACGCCCAGCGCCCGGTGGAGGAACAGTTCCAGCAATCGGTGGTGCCGCAGGACCTCCAGCGCCACCCGCTCGCCCTCGGCGGTCAGGCGGGCACCCTGGTACGGCGCGTGCGCGACGAGGCCCTGCTCACTCAGCTTGCGGAGCATCCCCGTGGCACTGGCCGGGACCACGCCCAGCGCGTCCGCCAGGGCCTGCGTGTTGACCTTGCCGTCCTGTCCCAGCACGTACAGGTGTTTGAGGTAATCCTCGGCGGAGGGGGAGAGGAGGCGGGCCGTCATGCCCAAGTTTAGGCAGGCCAAAAATTAAGATTCAAGGGGGCAAACCCCCCCCATCCCTGCGGGAACTTTTTGGCCCCTTCCCGCCTCCTACCCTGTGAGGTGGCCTTGAATTCCCTCCCCGACGAGCAGCTTGTGCCCCTCGCCGCGCACCCCGGTCCCCACCGGGAAGCGGCCTTCGAGGTGCTCGTGCGGCGGCATTCGTCCCGGCTGCACCGCCTCGCCTCGGGGATGGTGGGGCCGGGCAGCGCCGACGACGTGTTGCAGGAGGTGTGGGTAAGTGTGTACCGCAGCGCCCAAGGCTTTCGCCGGGAGGCGCAATTCACGACCTGGCTGCACCGCATCACCCTGAATGCCTGCCACAAGGCGCTGGCTGTCCGTTCCGCCCTGCCCCTGGACGAGGCCCCCGAACCCACCGCCCCCCACAACCCCGCCCGCGCGGGCGAGCAGGCCGACCTGCGTGCCCGCCTCGCGTGGGCGTTGTCCCGGTTACCCCCCGAACAGCGCGACGCCGTGACCCTGCGCGAACTCGGCGGGCTGGACTACGCCGAGATCGCCGGGGTGCTGGGGGTGGAGGTGGGCACCGTGAAAAGCCGCTTGAGCCGGGGCCGCGCGGCCCTGCGCGAGCTGCTGAGCGCCGTAGGCGTGACCCCATGACCCCGAGAACTGGAGCCCCCACCATGACCGACGCCGACCTCGACTTCCTCCTCGCCCAGGCCCGTGCCGAGACATCTGCCGACACGGGAGCCGCTGACCGCTTCCTGGCCCGGCACCGGGCGGCGCTGCTCCCACCCGCCCGCCGCACCCCCCTCTGGCCCCCGCTGCTGGCCGTGGCCGCTGTCCTCGCCGGAGTGCTGGTGCTGCGGCCCACGCCCGCCCTGCCCGCCAGTGCCGCCTACGACGTGTATCAGGGCACGCTGGGGGAGGGCTGGTGAACCGGGCACTCGCCCTCGCGCTGGCCCTGAGCGTCCCGGCCCAGGCCGCCGCCGCAGACGACCTCGCGGCGGCCCTGCGCCAGTCGCGCACGCTGGCCGCACGGGGCGAGGCGGAGGTCAGCGTGTACTTTCCCCCCCGCGCAGTGCCCACCCGAATGGCAGCCCGGCTTCCGGTGGTTCCCTCTCGCCCCGCGCTGCTGGCCCGCCACTTCAACGTGACCCGCCAGGATGCCCCCGCTTCCATCGCGGGCCGCGAGGTCACCCGCTATGACCTCACTCCCAAGGTGGGGCAGGCCGCCCGCTGGACCCTGTGGATTGACCGCGCCTGGAACGTGCCCCTCGCCTACGAGGAACGGATGCCCGACGGCACCCTGGCCCGCCGCGCCGCCCTGACGCGGGTGCTGCCCCAGCCCGTGCGGGTGCAAACGGAGCTGCCGCCCATCCCCGAGGGCCTGCGGGGAGCGGTCCTGGCCGCGCTGCCCGGCCTGCGCTTTCCCCCTGGCTTTGTGCCCGTCTCGGCCGAGCCGCGTGCGGGGGGCGGCGTGACCGTCTCGCTGAGCGACGGGATCAACGTCCTCGCGCTGGTCGTCGCGCCCCGCAACGTCCGGGCCGCGCCGGGGGTGGCCTCGCGGCGGGTGGGCGGGCGCTTCGTGTGGCTGGTGGGGAACCTGCCGGGCGGGCCGCTGAGAAACGCGCTCTCCGCCATCCGTGAAGTGGACGAGACGCCCTTGGGAACTTTCCTGCCCGCCCCCGACTCCAAGAGGTAATCATGCCCCTGCCCCCCCTCTCCCGCAAGCTCACCGCCGAGGACGCCGCCCACCTGCTGCGCCGCACGGCTTTCGGCGCGACAGATGCCCAGATTCGTGCGCTGGCGAATCGTCCCGCCCGCGAGGTGGCCCGCGACCTCCTCTCGTTTGGCGACGACCGCGCCCCCGGCAACCCCTTCGACCCCTCCAGGGCCGCCACACCCGGCGCGGGGATTCAGCTCACGCGGGCGGCGTGGCTCTTTGAACTGCTGTACGGCCCCCACCCCCTGCGCGAACTGCTGGCCCTGACCTGGAGCAACCATTTCGTGATCGGCACCGACAAGGTGCGGAACGTGCCCATGCTCGCGGGCTACCTCGGCCTGCTGCGCCGTCACGCGGCCACGACCGACTTCGCCCGCTTCACGCTGGAGGTCGCGCAGTCGCCCGCCATGCTGCGGTACCTCGACAACGACCAGAACCGCAAGGGGCGGCCCAACGAGAACTTCAGCCGCGAGTTGCTGGAACTGTTCACGACCGGCATCGGCCCCTACACCGAGGACGACGTGCGCGAGGGTGCCCGCGCCCTGACGGGCTGGACCTTCGACGGCGGGCGCGGCAACCAGAACTTCCTGCAAGACGCCCGCTTCGTCTTCCGGCCCGGCCAGCACGACAATGGACGCAAGACCTACCTG
This Deinococcus sp. HSC-46F16 DNA region includes the following protein-coding sequences:
- a CDS encoding metal ABC transporter permease yields the protein MSLSPADFFTDYTLRSIVLGSALLGLVAGTLGCFSVLRRQSLIGDTVAHAALPGICAAFLLTGTRDTLGLLVGGGLSGLLASLLALAILRQSRLKEDVALGVTFSTFFGIGIALLTAIGQSGNAAQAGLEGFLFGQAAALTAGDVTRFAVLGALALGTVAALHKELQISLFDPDYAAVQGWPVAGLTALSTALTVLAVMLGLQTVGVVLMAAMLIAPAVAARQWTRSLSGMLRLAGGFGALSGGLGAALSLAFSPEGGAGLPTGAVTVLTATALAVLSLLLAPGRGLLAGLARQRRARARLLRDLAGGPR
- a CDS encoding metal ABC transporter ATP-binding protein; the protein is MTVTVPGTASATHAPAAPPLALRGLSVAYFEDPAVWDVSFEVPAASLTAIIGPNGAGKSTLLKAALGLVPQLAGEAVFFGAPLSRVRRRVAYVPQRTSVDWDFPASALDVVTMGLYGRLGWLRRPGRRERAQALACLERVGMADFAGRQISELSGGQQQRVFLARALAQEADLTFMDEPFAGVDAVTERAIVDVLRELRGQGRSVVVVHHDLDTVRDYFDRVALLNVSLVAAGPTETAFTPANLRTAYGERHGALAAALAGGEP
- a CDS encoding metal ABC transporter solute-binding protein, Zn/Mn family; the protein is MKRGLLLLAALGLGACAPSPTTPDDGRVQVVTTVNMLSDLAAVIGGERVRVTGLMGPGVDPHLYKASAGDVRRLAGADLVLYGGLHLEGKMVDVLHALNTRTPSVALFETLPRDRLLGPAGAPDPHIWFDPTLWAGVARGAAKALTRVDPDGREVYAANLTRYLGELEELDRWTAAQFRTVPERQRVLVTAHDAFNYMARRYGVEVQGVQGISTVAEAGGQRVRALAAFLDERDIRAVFVESTVSPRTVEAVREAARARGHAVELGGSLYADAAGDPGTPEGTYLGMVRHNVTTIVEGLR
- a CDS encoding metal-dependent transcriptional regulator codes for the protein MTARLLSPSAEDYLKHLYVLGQDGKVNTQALADALGVVPASATGMLRKLSEQGLVAHAPYQGARLTAEGERVALEVLRHHRLLELFLHRALGVPLDEVHEEAERLEHALSERLEARIAAWLGDPTHDPHGDPIPTVRGEVPTRAERRLSQLAPGEAATVARVPDGDPAGLRALVAAGLTPGAALTLTRVDAALGTLTVTLAGGPLTLALGVAAQVQVHGGAE
- a CDS encoding RNA polymerase sigma factor, encoding MALNSLPDEQLVPLAAHPGPHREAAFEVLVRRHSSRLHRLASGMVGPGSADDVLQEVWVSVYRSAQGFRREAQFTTWLHRITLNACHKALAVRSALPLDEAPEPTAPHNPARAGEQADLRARLAWALSRLPPEQRDAVTLRELGGLDYAEIAGVLGVEVGTVKSRLSRGRAALRELLSAVGVTP
- a CDS encoding transcriptional regulator translates to MNRALALALALSVPAQAAAADDLAAALRQSRTLAARGEAEVSVYFPPRAVPTRMAARLPVVPSRPALLARHFNVTRQDAPASIAGREVTRYDLTPKVGQAARWTLWIDRAWNVPLAYEERMPDGTLARRAALTRVLPQPVRVQTELPPIPEGLRGAVLAALPGLRFPPGFVPVSAEPRAGGGVTVSLSDGINVLALVVAPRNVRAAPGVASRRVGGRFVWLVGNLPGGPLRNALSAIREVDETPLGTFLPAPDSKR
- a CDS encoding DUF1800 family protein, whose amino-acid sequence is MPLPPLSRKLTAEDAAHLLRRTAFGATDAQIRALANRPAREVARDLLSFGDDRAPGNPFDPSRAATPGAGIQLTRAAWLFELLYGPHPLRELLALTWSNHFVIGTDKVRNVPMLAGYLGLLRRHAATTDFARFTLEVAQSPAMLRYLDNDQNRKGRPNENFSRELLELFTTGIGPYTEDDVREGARALTGWTFDGGRGNQNFLQDARFVFRPGQHDNGRKTYLGQSGNLNGEDVIRIAAGHPATATFVARKLHRALVADEPDAAAVAASADTFRRTNGNVRAVLEELLASEHFYSRRAAIIRSPVAFLVGAVRTLGQPKLEAKQILTLAQTAGRMGQLLLEPDTVKGWDGGREWINDTTLLLRMQVAASLTTAGTAPKLEAQPSDLALLGTERSPLAAVTGGLNPKQRLYLTLISPEFGLA